A genome region from Magnolia sinica isolate HGM2019 chromosome 8, MsV1, whole genome shotgun sequence includes the following:
- the LOC131253026 gene encoding protein SODIUM POTASSIUM ROOT DEFECTIVE 2-like has translation MKGIDLFCASPASTAICVSIDSKSMVCHSSRVLDRQTPRLIDRQRTKPSSPCTQSLSKSKSYHQKSRKSSAKQTDLASPPGSTRYLLDDTPFFDVYSNYNHHVSALVPVEPRRCRSMKEDESAVLKSSSTRSLDQVVVLRVSLHCKGCEGKVRKHISRMEGVRSFSIDFPAKKVTVIGNVTPLGVLASVSKVKNAQFWPSSSPSTSSSSSIS, from the exons ATGAAAGGAATTGATCTCTTTTGTGCATCGCCGGCCTCAACGGCTATATGTGTGAGCATAGATTCAAAGTCTATGGTCTGCCATAGCAGTAGAGTCCTTGATCGGCAGACGCCTCGCTTGATCGACAGGCAAAGAACCAAACCATCCAGCCCATGTACTCAATCGCTCTCCAAGTCAAAATCCTACCATCAAAAGAGCAGGAAGAGCTCGGCAAAACAAACCGATCTGGCGAGCCCTCCCGGCTCTACTCGATATCTCTTGGATGATACACCTTTCTTCGACGTGTATTCAAATTACAACCACCATGTTTCCGCTCTGGTTCCGGTGGAGCCGAGGCGATGTCGGTCCATGAAAGAAGATGAATCAGCTGTGTTGAAATCTTCTTCTACCAGATCTCTTGATCAG GTGGTGGTATTGAGGGTGTCTTTACATTGCAAAGGCTGTGAAGGGAAAGTGAGGAAGCACATCTCTAGAATGGAAG GGGTGAGATCTTTCAGCATAGATTTCCCAGCGAAGAAGGTAACGGTGATCGGAAACGTGACTCCATTGGGGGTGCTGGCGAGCGTGTCCAAGGTGAAGAATGCACAGTTCTGGCCCTCATCATCACCGTCCACGTCATCGTCATCGTCCATTTCCTGA